CCTTccgctgtgattaaaaaaaaaaacagggtgttaTAATTTCAaggaaggctgtgaggacataccaaccctacccaCATCCATTGGCATGACTTCCCAGACTGAGGCACAAGTCACCATGATTGGACTACATCAGGGTTTGACCAGgttgactaaggagtttgatgacaagctttctGTTGTGCAGTCTAAATTTAATAATCTTAATCttcactttaataataattttgtttctaaagctgagttgatggaggtgaggaggttggttggggatatgcaggggttgATTGGTCCAAGTGGTTCAGGGTCTGTAACAGAGATTAATCAAATGTTGGCAGAACTGGAGAAAAGAATGGCTGGTGTTGATGAACTAAAAGAATGTTTTACTGAGTTTGCATCTGACATTTCTTCCCTCAAAGCTAAACAGACTGAAATTTGGAAGTTCTTATCTTCTCTTCCtttggatgatgtcaaaaagggggagaaaagaaaaaGATCAAATGATGCAGGTATTGAGGGGGAGCAATCTAAGAAGATTCAAATTGAGGGGGAGGATATTACTGATAAGGGTGCTGGTGATAAACAGGGTAGTTCTATTGGTATTTTGGTTGCTGCTACACAAAGAACAGATGGTGATCTTAGGGCTCAGATGAACAAGAGGTTCAGATTCAGAAGATATGCTGGTGACATTGTGAAAGTTGAGGTTGAAAGGTCTGAGTTTGAAGGTGTAATTCTATTACTAACAATGACTCATATGTCAGACAGGAGATTAAGGGTTAAAATAAATCAAATAGTTCGTTTGGGTTTTTGTGAATGGAGAGGCATAGCTTTTTGTATTAAGGAGTGTGCAGGGAATCATGTTATTTTGGATGAAGTTTTAAAAATGGTGTTTATGTTGGTTCACTTAGTGTTTGAAGAGGGGTTCATAAGCTCTAAGATTATGAGGTGTTTTGTGGGGCTTTTAATATGGAGATGAAAGAAAGAAGAGTTAAGGGAAATGTTGGAAGATATGCTGTTCCTGAGCATATGGAGTTTGTGGACAATAAGTATGTTGAATACTTGGATGGCTTAATGATTAAGACCACTGGAAATCAAAGGATGTTAATTAGGTGTGATCATTTTGAAGGGGCTGGCATTGAAATGTTGATTAGTCTACTGTCCAGATGTGAAACACAGCAAACATCTCCTTTCAGGATGCAGTTGTTAAAGCACTTGCATAGCAAGCTGAGCATGTTGAAGAAAATTTCTCATATGAAGAGCAAGTGCAAGGTAATTGAAAGGGAGTATGCAAAGATGTTTGTTTAGGAGTACAGGtgattttgacatcatcagatagggggagattgttgggaaaaatagaattaataatctgatgagtcaaaagtgttTTGCAGTTTTAGAGTCTAAAGATTtaaagtctgaagttgcagactctggaattACTGAAGTAAACGTATGATGATTTCTTGAAGCCAAAGTCATAGAATATTCTGAagatatgcttgttatttaagaagatttgttttaaAGATTTGATTTTTATCTCCAGAGTTGACTTCTTAGTTAATAGTTGATTTGACttgttttagtttatcttttccactTTTATAGGTATGTAGTTATGAAAATCAAAACTCCAGATTTGGTTTTTACGTGTATAAATAGGACGTAtgctttattttgtaatttgtactttGCACGATCAATTATCAGTCTTTCATTCTATTCATCGTGTTCTCTCATTTTCTGCACTTCaattcttatttattgtataaagtgagagtctggtgttcatagtcttattactgtgaactaatagttGTGTTGTAATATACAGAGTTATTGTCCGGGATAGATGAAGtataaacaaaaaataaaatcaCCTTAGGTTGGTCCGAATGGTCTTGTCCTCCCTCCCGCCCACACCTCCGACCAGGAGGACATCAATGGCATCAAGACGCCCAAGGAGCCGCCCTTCAATCTCTTCATTCGTGATTTCGTTAAATATTTCAGGACGGAAGggatttttaatttatataatattttttgCTTTTAAACTTCTAGATTTAATTAACTAATGGAAAGAATGAATGTCACTGCTGAGAGTGTTTAGTCATGCGTTTAGTCATAAGAAAGAAGTGTTGATGTGACACTAATGTAGCACCTAGTCCCGGAAGGAACTTCACCATTGAGATCACTTGTATAATTCAAAAAGGGTGGTGATATGTACATAACCCATTTTTATTATGTACACAATTATCATGTTTTACAGTATTGTACAGTAGAGTACTATAAAGCAtaatggttgtgtacataacaaacaaTCTCTCCCCATTCAAAAAACTTGTTTTCCAAAATACCCTTCACCTTTTTCTTAAAATAATTCTATACTCcactttatttttattaattattaagtattaattatttatttagtcTCAGttgttttgattgtatgttcagaGCTCTACACAGATTGATCGTAAGAAGCGCTTTTCCTATTTACTGAAATATGGTTTGAGCTTTCCTGCTTTAGTGAAGTGAAGTGAAGTGAAGCAAAAAGACATAAAGCTTAGAGCTTTGTAAGTTCATTCCACCTTTTTACTTGACACCCTTTTgattttgtaaatagattcatCATCTTTTTGATGAATCATGTAAGCCCGTTTGTTGAACTTTTACATGTTCATAGGGGTTTTGCGATTGATGTTGTTTGCATCTTTATAAGTACTGTAGAGGTTGTCAATTTAATTTCCCTGATTTTTTTATAATAgtttttcataattattattcttTGGATTAGATCCGTTTAAATGGAAAGAATACAACTTTGTGGTGTGTTTATTCCATTTTCAAccaaaaaataaaatttaaaattgatttaaagaAACTTTATTTTTTCATCATTCGTAAGTTTTAGTTTTAGGTTCTTCAGAATGAATAAATATATgaagttctattttttttttttttttttttctgcttatTGTTTTCTAATATGTGATCAATCTGTATTAAAATTATGTCAAATTTACAGATATTACTGTGTTCAGAGTATGAAAGCTAAACACCAAGGTTTAGGAAGTCAATTGCTTGTAACTTTCTGCTATTATACTACTGATCTTAATAATTTATTTATTGTTTGTTCTGTTCTTTTATTCGGTTTCGCTTAAAGCTATATTATTATCTGTTACGGCTTAAAGTAAAACATAAACTTTAAATTCACGGTTTAAATATATAATTACCCTCAAAACGCACATCTAAACACCATATAAGTTTCTTAATTATCGATTTTTCAGACTCATTATTTGAGTTCTTTATGTTTGTTACTAACTTTTATGTTTATGATTGTGTCAGGAGAATAGCTGATTGACTATTAATAttcaaaaagttaaaaaaaaatacatTTAAATCTTGATTAACATTAACTGGATCGAAATGGCGTTGTTTGATGGAATGGGATTTTGTGGAAACTTCGATTTCCTGTCGGCTCCTCCATTCGAAATCGAGACCGAAACTGAAGAAGCAGCCATGGAAGAAGAGTACAATtacagtgatgatgaaatggatatcGATGAACTTGAAAGAAGGATGTGGCGTGACAAAATGCTTTATCGCAGACTAAAAGATCAAAAGAAATGTAAAGAAGGTATCATCGATATCGCAAAACAAAAACAATCCCAAGAACAAGCGAGACGAAAAAAGATGTCTCGCGCACAAGACGGGATcttgaaatacatgcttaaaatgaTGGAAGTTTGTCAAGCTCAAGGGTTCGTTTACGGAATCATTCCCGAAAACGGTAAACCCGTTACCGGAGCGTCCGATAATCTACGGGAATGGTGGAAAGAAAAGGTTCGGTTTGATCGAAACGGGCCCGCCGCCATCTCGAAATATCGCGTGGACCACGCGGGTCCCGGAGAAAACGATACGCCGGTGCTCGTTTCGACTCCTCACACATTACAAGAACTTCAGGATACGACACTTGGCTCGCTATTGTCGGCTTTAATGCAACATTGTGACCCACCGCAACGTCGGTTTCCGTTAGAAAAGGGTGTTGCGCCGCCATGGTGGCCTAACGGAAACGAGCAATGGTGGGTCGATTTAGGGATGGCGAGTGAAAACGACCCGCCACCGTATAAGAAGCCACACGATCTAAAAAAGGCGTGGAAAGTCAACGTGTTGACCGCCGTAATTAAGCATATGTCGCCAAATATCGATAAGATACGGAAACTCGTTAGGCAGTCGAAATGCTTACAAGACAAGATGACCGCTAAAGAAAGCGCTACGTGGATTTCGATTATCAACCAAGAGGAAGCACTTTGCAAAAACGCGTATCCAAACACCCACCCTGTTGAAACAGTTGGCAGTTATCTGGTTAATGACACGagcgattatgatgttgagggtgcggttgatgattcggtttttgcGTTAGATGACTGCAAGCCAAAAAACGTATACGGTTTAGGAATGGCGGGATCGGTCCCGCTTGTTCAAGTCAAAGGGGAGATAGTTGACTCGATGAACTCCAGGAATTTCACGATGAAACGAAAGCAATCGTCTAACGAAAGTCAGCCTCAGTCAAAGATTTACACGTGTGAGTATTCTAAATGCCCGTATAACGATGTTCGTGTAGGGTTTCGTGACATATCTACTAGGAACAACCACCAAATTAATTGTGCGTACCGCCCGAACATCGAGATGAACAATCTTGAGAAACCACCTGTGTTTGGTATGACATCATTTAGTCAAACTAAGGTCAATACGGTCCCGCTGCTCTTGAACCGCCTTGCAGCACCACCACCATACGGTGGCACTGGCGGTGGTGGCGTTGCAGAACTTGGACTGCCGGAAGATGGTCAAAGAATGATTGCTGATCTCATGTCATTTTACGATATGAATCTTCAACAAAAGAACAATAACGAGTTCAACTCTGGGAATCTTGATCCGGTTCAACTTGATGATGGTTTTTTCAATTTTGGTCCTGGCAACGACTTAAGTGAAAATGACAATGATACCCTTGACTACAAATTTGATGCACGTACCGCGTTTGGTCAAGACGCGTCCACTTGGTACATTTGAAGATGTGTATTTAGGAAGGAAGGATATTGAGGAGGCTGTTGTAAGATGCTAAAACCTCCTTCTTAACCTTTATAttactctgtaatatataatactacgtaataataacaataagttgtGATGCTTGTTAGTGCTATAAAAAATGGTCAACTGAGCATTTGCTTTCAGTTTCTGTCAAGTTGGCATACTAGATGCTTATGTTATGTATTTGTGAATGGTCAAACATGTTTGTGCATTATATGACTGTTAAGTTTGTAACTTTTGTTTGTGTGTGATCCAGCTTTTGTTTAACTTTGACTGACATATAGGAAAAGGAATTTTGACTTGCAGCTACAAAAAAAAACTTCATCTTACCAATTAGCTAATAGGTTAATGGTACCCGTTGGCTCTTAAGCCCACCATGTGCAAGCCTTTGTCAAAATTGACAAAGATTTACAACCCTTAACTAAATGGGATGATACCCATGGGATATTCGGTAGAGGTATTTATAGGCATTCGACCTTTACGGGTTGAGTTTGATGATTTTTCAATGCAAACACAAAACTAGTGTATTCCTGTCGATCTATACCTTTTGCCAAGAAACATATTTTTTCCTTAGAACGATCGACTTGCAAACTACACCATAACCGAACTCTGGTAATATGTATGTTCACATACTGCTAGAGTACTATACTAAAAGCCTTTTGGTATATAGGAGAAAaccttttaattgcttttaattGTACAACTTAGTAGTTACTAATCCATCATCTTGACTGGTGGTTCATCAATCATCACTGCTCTATTTGACTTACATAGTACAATTTGTAGTTTGAAATAGTAACAATAACTTATTAATATATACCTACATTTTTATATGTGTAAGTCCAATTTAGTAAAATGTAATCTTTTCGATAGCATGCTGCTTACTCGGCTTACCGCTTTCTCTTGGTTAACGCTAGAGGAAATAAGTTGTCGAATTTAATTGCTTGACTTAGTATTGTACGAGTTTTTTTCTAGCATCTTGCTACTTGTTTCTTTATAATATTGCTTACAAAAAAGAATGTCGATGCTTTCCTAACAACTTAGCAAAttgcttaaaaagtacggagtattGAAAAAATGTCCCACTACTTAGCAAATTGCAAACCGCAAGGTGCAGCCTGGTCTTTGCTGTTAGACCCTACGCTGACTAGAATTGTTGTAGTGTTGTGTTGTCGAGGGAATTTTATATGACGTGACATTGTTGTGGGACTGAGGGGACGTTGTAGTGTTGTGGTGTTGTGCTGTTGTGGTGTGGTGTTGTGATGTTGTGAGGTGCTGATGTgtcatttatttttcattttttattAGTTTAATAAAAACAATAGACATTATATATCATAACTAGTTttatgagctcgtgcgttgcacgacaattgtataaaatataaaaacaaagttCCATGTTCGATAAAGTTAGTATTGatatgtattaaatgtataatacaattaccaTAAAAAATACTCTTTTATTAGTGATAATATTTGTATTGAAAACATTAATATACTAATGCATAATTTATGAATCCGTCCGTTGaaatcattttaacttcaattgacaaataatcgataaaacaTAAAAAATGAGCCCGTAAAAAGTTGCATTGAAACTGATCGGTAATTATAGTTTTTATTTACATCTCTATTTGTATTATATTCtactaattttatttaattttagttttattttattatatagttTATCATATTTACGTAAATAAAATTTGTAGTTAACGATAAGTTAAAAGTTTTGACAAattgataacataaatataaagacACAAAAAAATTTGTTACATATACTCTATATTATAACAAAAATGAATgaatcaataataatatataatataataaaggaAAAGATTTAGTCATACCATTATTACATAATAAATTCAAATAAATACGTGAATGGCTTTGTTCTTTTTCTATAAACGTAATCTTTAAGATTttcataatatatatttaaatataaatatattaataatgatttaatttaatttaattaagatAATGACATGTAaaattatttaattcatttaaattaagaaaatgacacgtatgattatttaatttagtttaattaagaAAATAACACGTAGGATTATCATCATGCGATTTATagaatgtatagatagatagatagataaatagatagatagattaaataaataagtaaatataaacaaAAAAcatagaaattttaataataaaaatcctaaaaagccaaaaaaaaatacataatttaaaattaagacttaaaaaaaatacataagtttaaaagttcatattTTAACGACCTAAACTACTACTAGTCGTCAGCATCGTTATCGTCATCCGATATCTCAATGTAATCCCTAAACTTGTTGTATAAAAACGATTTAAACTTATTCACGCGCTTGACATCCTTTTTGTTCTTCATATTCTCGGTTGATGTGGTCAGGAAACCGATACTCGATATAGCTGATTGGAGGATAACATATTCTTTGAATTCAGCCGAGGCTTCCTCTTTTGTCGACATTAATGAACCTTTTGTTGTAGTTATCCACGAACTCATCCAATTTGGATGATGTTGATCGTCGTGAAGACGTTCCTGCATCAGAAGACGCAGAATTCCTAGATGCTTTCCTTGATTGATTATGTCAGGGTGGTTGATGAAACCTATCTTTCCAAACATATCGCCTTGTTGGTTTTGTGAAAGATTCACTAGTCCGGGTTCAGAACTTCAGAAGTACCGAATTCTTCAACATTTTTCGGTTCGACATGAGGTTGACGATCGAGGTGCATACCAAGTAGGATGTTGTTTTAAAACCATAAAAGCTT
This genomic window from Rutidosis leptorrhynchoides isolate AG116_Rl617_1_P2 chromosome 2, CSIRO_AGI_Rlap_v1, whole genome shotgun sequence contains:
- the LOC139892058 gene encoding ETHYLENE INSENSITIVE 3-like 1 protein — protein: MALFDGMGFCGNFDFLSAPPFEIETETEEAAMEEEYNYSDDEMDIDELERRMWRDKMLYRRLKDQKKCKEGIIDIAKQKQSQEQARRKKMSRAQDGILKYMLKMMEVCQAQGFVYGIIPENGKPVTGASDNLREWWKEKVRFDRNGPAAISKYRVDHAGPGENDTPVLVSTPHTLQELQDTTLGSLLSALMQHCDPPQRRFPLEKGVAPPWWPNGNEQWWVDLGMASENDPPPYKKPHDLKKAWKVNVLTAVIKHMSPNIDKIRKLVRQSKCLQDKMTAKESATWISIINQEEALCKNAYPNTHPVETVGSYLVNDTSDYDVEGAVDDSVFALDDCKPKNVYGLGMAGSVPLVQVKGEIVDSMNSRNFTMKRKQSSNESQPQSKIYTCEYSKCPYNDVRVGFRDISTRNNHQINCAYRPNIEMNNLEKPPVFGMTSFSQTKVNTVPLLLNRLAAPPPYGGTGGGGVAELGLPEDGQRMIADLMSFYDMNLQQKNNNEFNSGNLDPVQLDDGFFNFGPGNDLSENDNDTLDYKFDARTAFGQDASTWYI